From one Mytilus galloprovincialis chromosome 13, xbMytGall1.hap1.1, whole genome shotgun sequence genomic stretch:
- the LOC143057523 gene encoding uncharacterized protein LOC143057523 has product MIASVCLESDGTCHEFHILDRSRVPKPLCNWNKGFKIPDFSLSKYMSEKGVIQLNQMAVSHVLETLGVSSYLKSPSCDRNAAPFTVLNNGWSKECASTTGLNESISGHSSCYIPEKCTALHCCTDIPMLNITVNTGIDLDICDFRLTVSLEEVTLEYSLVDYEYGSKKKISLFGLFDLR; this is encoded by the exons ATGATTGCTAGTGTATGCTTAGAATCTGATGGAACCTGTCACGAATTTCACATCTTGGACAGAAGTAGAGTACCAAAACCATTGTGTAACTGGAATAAAGGATTCAAAATACCAG ACTTTTCTTTATCCAAATACATGTCAGAAAAAGGAGTGATTCAGCTTAATCAGATGGCAGTGTCACATGTACTTGAAACTCTAGGAGTATCATCTTATTTGAAGTCTCCATCTTGTGACAGAAATGCAGCCCCTTTTACTGTTCTGAACAATGGATGGTCAAAAG aatgtgCATCAACTACTGGTTTGAATGAATCAATTTCTGGTCATTCTTCTTGTTATATTCCTGAAAAATGTACAGCATTACACTGCTGCACTGATATCCCAATGCTAAACATCACTGTAAATACTGGGATAGATCTGGATATTTGTGACTTTCGACTAACTGTTTCACTTGAAGAAGTAACTCTGGAATATTCATTGGTTGACTATGAATACGGCTCCAAGAAGAAAATTTCCTTATTTGGATTATTTGATCTCAGGTAG
- the LOC143057524 gene encoding uncharacterized protein LOC143057524, with protein MEVPLLQRTLETHVLLDACAYKLSIGIEKLVINESLFDYTFNTWKTVSLGNMVRLEFRIEEIRVEKIYLFDAKMSVCFETHSDCRYKFDILNGVRLPEQPCSWSDDFVIPGFNIDNWMSDNGLSSSLKQLPPILISQLLEDLDLADYLLNPTCDQSADIYKTDHNHGWNSGNIRQELPVNGDKV; from the exons ATGGAGGTACCACTTCTACAAAGAACATTGGAAACACATGTTTTGTTAGATGCCTGTGCCTACAAACTCAGTATTGGAATTGAGAAACTTGTCATCAATGAATCTTTGTTTGACTACACTTTCAATACATGGAAAACTGTATCTCTTGGAAATATGGTTAGACTTGA GTTTCGGATAGAAGAAATTAGAGTTGAAAAGATCTACCTGTTTGATGCCAAGATGAGCGTTTGTTTTGAGACCCACAGTGACTGCAGATACAAGTTTGACATTTTGAATGGTGTAAGGCTACCAGAACAACCTTGTTCCTGGTCTGATGACTTTGTGATTCCAG gttttaacattgataactgGATGAGTGACAACGGGCTTAGTAGTTCCTTGAAGCAGTTACCTCCAATCCTGATATCACAGTTATTGGAAGATCTGGACCTGGCTGATTATCTTTTAAACCCAACATGTGACCAGTCTGCTGATATATACAAAACTGACCACAACCATGGATGGAATTCAGGTAATATTAGGCAGgaattacctgtgaatggggacaaagtctag